The DNA segment GTTTCATATGTCTTAATGGGTTCTGGTTTTGTTGTTGGCAGGAATGCTTGCAAGTAAAGGAAGGAAAACACTTTTATGACTTTCAGTTCAACACGAGGCTTGTCAAGTCCACTATTGCACATTTTCAGGTAGACAAGACAAACTTTCTCAACTATGTTTGCAATGTTTGGTATTACATAATACCTGGAGTCAGCTAGGTTATTCATTCATAAAAATACTCTGTAACTCAGCTCTTGTGTGTTAAATAATCGAGTCTGCTACTGCAAACAGTTATATTCACGTTGGCCTCATGGCCTGTAATCATACCAGAGTTCTCTAGTTCATTTGtcgaattattaaattttaatgacaTGATACTGCTTACAGTTTCACCTTTACTTCACACCGAGTCTACAAACCCTAACGTTTTTGTTTAAAGATGTATAACGCATCTCTTGTAgttgtttattttattggttttaGGATTCTTGTTTTCTTATGTGTACTGTTCTCCCGCCTCAGCTATGCAGCTGGGGTGTTGATTCACAAAAAGTCCTTTTCTTTTTGCAGATGATCTCGAAAGGGTGCTTAATCTAACCTGCTTCGTTCCTAACTTCtcgaaaaaatataataacttaatcTAACCTGCTTCGTTCTTAACTCCTCCACATTTTGAGAAACAGTTACTATATGCTGCTAACCTTTCTTAAACAGGTTGGGAGAGCATCTGGCGCCATAAAGAAACCATTTTAATATGGTATGATAGGAAAATGTTTGAACATTACAAGGACTATATCTaactttttgttcttttttacagggaatctttgtttttttttttaacttgcatATGTGTGTGCTTCTTCATTACTGCATCTTTCGAGATACTGCTCTTGTGATTTGATTCATAGGTCTATAGCCAAAATTTAGGTTATTTTGCATTTTATGTGTAACATCTTATCCACTCATTAGCCCCTGACATTCACATTAGATTATTGAGAAGGGTCGCTCTGTTTCCTTCTTGGCTTGTGTGTTTGCATATGaacttttatgtttcttttattaAGATGACTAAATGTATCAGATGTGAATCTTAATCTTCATGCTCACACTTTTTTTCAGCTGAGGAACTTGATATGGGCAACATCAAAGCACGATGTGTATTTCATGAAGAACTACTCCCTCATGCATTGGTCATCTTTGCTTCAAAGGAGCAAAGAAGTACTTAACGTGGCTAAGCCCATTGTTCCTACGATGGTAAGCAACTTTACTTCTTATATCACTTGTTCAACAACCTAGGGCTTCAAACTAAGTTAACGTTAGTGGTACTTCAATCTTCAGAAGCATCCTGGATCGTTGTCGCAGTCCATATCAAGAGTCCAGATAAGCACCATGGCAGTTAAAGACGATTTGATAGTTGCCGGAGGGTTCCAAGGAGAGCTTATCTGTAAGGTATTAGACACAGTTAATCTTTATACACTTGAGTGATTCTCATTCGCTGTGGTCTTTTCTATTACAGAGAGTCAACGAACCTGGAGTTGCATTCTGTACTGTTCTAACATCGGTTGAAAACGACATCACAAACTCGGTCGATATATACAACACACCAAGGTACTTAATTAAGAACCTGGGATAAACAGAACATATACACTGGTTCAGATTTTGGGggctataaataatttaataagatttttatataaaaatctttttgaaaatttagggagttttttattttaattatttttaaaaatttggagctATATGCCAACATTTCATTTGCTATGCCTTCCTCTTCTAACTCGAATACTTTGGTCTCTCAATCCATGTAGTGGCTCGTTAAGAGTTATAACCGCGAACAATGACTGCACCGTCCGTGTACTTGACGCTACAAACTTTGCTTTCCTCAACAGTTTTACCTTTGACTGGTCGGTAAATGTAAGTAAATCAAATCACCTTTGTTACTTACATATACTCTTGTGTTTCATAAGTGTTAAATGTGTTTTATCATCTTTGTCTAGAACGTGACGGCAAGTCCAGACGGGAAGCTAGTAGCTGTCTTAGGAGACAGTCCCGAGTGCTTACTAGCCGAGGCAGGATCAGGTAAAGTGATCCATGCCCTCGAAGGCCATCTCGACTACTCGTTTTCATCAGCATGGCATCCAAACGGGCAAATCCTAGCCACGGGGAACCAAGACACAACATGCAGGCTATGGGACGTGAGGAACTTATCTAAGTCGCTCAAAGTGTTGAAAGGAAACATGGGAGCTATTAGAGCGTTGAGGTTTACTTCTGATGGACGGTTCTTGGCCATGGCTGAGCCAGCAGACTTTGTTCACGTCTTTGACACGGAAGCTGGTTATAGTCAGTGTCAAGAGATTGATATGTTTGGAGAAGTAGCTGGAATATCGTTTAGTCCTGACACGGAAGCACTGTTCGTGGGAGTGGCTGATCGTACATACGGTAGCTTGTTGGAGTTTAGTAGGAAGCGTAACCACTTGTACTTGGATTCCATTTTCTGATCTGACTCCAGTGAGCTCTATGTGTGTGAGAGGTTATGTTACGACGTTGGTAAGGGTTAAGTCGTTGTTTTTGTGGACTTTTGTACCTTTGTTTGCCACTTTATGTAAGTTTattgatagatttatattaGTTCTATGCAAGGTTATTGCAGTTTAATTAGAACATGGGTTGGTTAATAGTATTCTGAATCAATAAACCAACTGGTTTGTACATTAGACTCCGGTTTGGATTGATTTTTGTCCTATCACTGGTTAAGTTGCTTTTGAAGGCCTATACTACTGGGCTTTTGAATCTTTAGTCCACTAATATAACTATTTGTTTCTTTTCGTTTTTTGGGATTATGTTTAGTGTGATTCTAATCTAATGATGGTTATGAACTTATGATTATATTTAGACATAAAGACTGTTAGGTGGACGTTTTTATCCTAACTCAAAATATCTACCtaaatttgaaccaaaaaaccCATTATACAAAAACATCTGAATGAGATTTATGAACTTAGTACTTTAGAGTTTAGATATAATCGAACGAAACTACTCAGACTAGATccaaaaatatctgaaattagttaaatatattaatatttttatatatgttaaagtaatttaaatattttattatattttaaggaTTTTTGTGGTTTCTGttatttgttattttagttagtttagatagtttaactaatttttaattagatttgtgaataatttatacattttaaagaGAGATTATCTTTTCaggttaaaaaatatatttttagacaATTTCAGACATTAGTTACAATCTGAACTGAACTCAAAAAGAATCGAATCAAATTCGATCtgataattagtaaaacttaaaTGAA comes from the Brassica napus cultivar Da-Ae chromosome A7, Da-Ae, whole genome shotgun sequence genome and includes:
- the LOC106400086 gene encoding uncharacterized WD repeat-containing protein C2A9.03 isoform X2, whose product is MLRNLIWATSKHDVYFMKNYSLMHWSSLLQRSKEVLNVAKPIVPTMKHPGSLSQSISRVQISTMAVKDDLIVAGGFQGELICKRVNEPGVAFCTVLTSVENDITNSVDIYNTPSGSLRVITANNDCTVRVLDATNFAFLNSFTFDWSVNNVTASPDGKLVAVLGDSPECLLAEAGSGKVIHALEGHLDYSFSSAWHPNGQILATGNQDTTCRLWDVRNLSKSLKVLKGNMGAIRALRFTSDGRFLAMAEPADFVHVFDTEAGYSQCQEIDMFGEVAGISFSPDTEALFVGVADRTYGSLLEFSRKRNHLYLDSIF
- the LOC106400086 gene encoding uncharacterized WD repeat-containing protein C2A9.03 isoform X1, with translation MDIFDNSDLEYLVDDFHGFSDSEDDEPFGEFDHKSEADSDFEDDLDPTQEGDTSALEARNGKDIQGIPWERLNYSRDQYRYKRLQQYKNFESLFRSRQDLDKECLQVKEGKHFYDFQFNTRLVKSTIAHFQLRNLIWATSKHDVYFMKNYSLMHWSSLLQRSKEVLNVAKPIVPTMKHPGSLSQSISRVQISTMAVKDDLIVAGGFQGELICKRVNEPGVAFCTVLTSVENDITNSVDIYNTPSGSLRVITANNDCTVRVLDATNFAFLNSFTFDWSVNNVTASPDGKLVAVLGDSPECLLAEAGSGKVIHALEGHLDYSFSSAWHPNGQILATGNQDTTCRLWDVRNLSKSLKVLKGNMGAIRALRFTSDGRFLAMAEPADFVHVFDTEAGYSQCQEIDMFGEVAGISFSPDTEALFVGVADRTYGSLLEFSRKRNHLYLDSIF